One window of Anaeromyxobacter diazotrophicus genomic DNA carries:
- a CDS encoding TrbI/VirB10 family protein produces MIRDDDGPERSPILLAPPAAGRRLNRVPLAIAMAFLTAVMGVIGYTVHARAEAAQRRAESRERGETEAAEAASAEDALRDIPDNVRAVLDQKSAGATRPQSRVIVPDLPLVETEERALPREDATARDERLRRETARQSALEAALNAPTTIPIGPAHERRLSARDEAASTEYAAERVARASAARPRVEERRDPYLAATRERAVSPYELKEGAVIPAVMIGGVNSDLPGQLLAQVRENVWDTATGAHLLVPQGAKLVGSYDSRVAVGQERVLVTWHRLVFPDGSTLALGRMPGADGEGYAGFHDQVNNHYLKAFGGALLLSVFGAGAQLSQPRPSPGEVITPGQIAAAQLGQQFSALGTELARRNLQVQPTLEIRPGYRFNVFVTKDIVLEPWTE; encoded by the coding sequence GTGATCCGAGACGACGACGGGCCGGAGAGATCTCCGATCCTCCTCGCGCCCCCGGCGGCTGGGCGGCGCCTCAATCGCGTCCCGCTCGCCATCGCGATGGCGTTCCTCACCGCGGTCATGGGTGTGATCGGCTACACCGTGCACGCGCGCGCGGAAGCAGCGCAGAGGCGCGCCGAATCACGAGAGCGGGGCGAGACCGAAGCCGCCGAGGCGGCCAGTGCGGAGGACGCGCTACGCGACATCCCGGACAACGTGCGGGCCGTCCTCGATCAGAAGAGCGCGGGTGCCACGCGCCCCCAGTCGAGAGTCATCGTTCCGGATCTACCGCTCGTCGAGACGGAAGAGCGGGCCTTGCCACGAGAGGACGCGACGGCGCGCGACGAGCGGCTTCGACGCGAGACGGCGAGGCAGTCTGCGCTCGAGGCGGCCCTGAATGCCCCAACCACGATCCCGATCGGGCCGGCCCATGAGCGCCGGCTCTCGGCGCGCGACGAAGCGGCGTCCACCGAATACGCGGCGGAGAGGGTCGCGCGCGCGTCTGCAGCGCGTCCGAGAGTCGAAGAGCGGCGGGACCCGTATCTGGCAGCTACGCGCGAGAGGGCCGTCTCCCCGTACGAACTCAAAGAGGGCGCCGTCATCCCGGCGGTCATGATCGGAGGGGTGAACTCCGATCTCCCCGGACAACTCCTCGCCCAGGTCCGGGAGAACGTCTGGGACACCGCGACCGGCGCCCATCTCCTCGTGCCTCAGGGCGCGAAGCTCGTTGGCAGCTACGACAGCCGGGTCGCGGTCGGGCAGGAGCGGGTACTCGTGACCTGGCACCGTCTCGTCTTCCCCGACGGCTCGACGCTCGCGCTGGGACGCATGCCCGGCGCCGATGGTGAGGGCTACGCCGGGTTCCACGATCAAGTGAACAACCACTACCTGAAGGCGTTCGGGGGAGCGCTCCTCTTGAGCGTATTCGGGGCGGGAGCTCAGCTCAGCCAGCCTCGTCCATCTCCGGGCGAAGTCATCACACCGGGGCAGATCGCGGCAGCCCAGCTCGGGCAGCAGTTCTCGGCCCTCGGAACGGAGCTCGCCCGCCGCAACCTCCAGGTCCAGCCCACGCTCGAGATCCGGCCGGGCTACCGCTTTAACGTGTTCGTCACGAAAGACATCGTCCTCGAGCCATGGACGGAGTGA
- a CDS encoding lytic transglycosylase domain-containing protein — protein sequence MTLPALELLVALCAPNVGPTTLLAIIQAESAGVPHAVHVNGPWIARPANRGEAARIASWAIRAGYTVDLGLMQVNSRNLPGLGLSIEDALDPCTNVWAGAAILSANYAAMAARQGPDQRALLDALSAYNTGDARGGFANGYVRRVLETHRLLMRGKAKHRRK from the coding sequence GTGACCCTCCCCGCGCTGGAGCTGCTCGTCGCCCTGTGCGCGCCCAACGTCGGGCCCACGACGCTCCTCGCCATCATCCAGGCCGAATCGGCCGGCGTCCCGCACGCCGTTCATGTGAATGGCCCGTGGATCGCGAGACCGGCGAACCGAGGCGAGGCGGCACGGATCGCAAGCTGGGCCATCCGCGCCGGATACACCGTCGATCTAGGGCTCATGCAGGTGAACAGCCGAAACCTTCCCGGTCTCGGACTCTCGATCGAAGACGCGCTCGATCCTTGCACCAACGTCTGGGCGGGTGCAGCCATCCTCAGCGCGAACTACGCGGCGATGGCTGCGCGGCAGGGCCCCGACCAGCGGGCACTCCTCGACGCGCTCTCGGCGTACAACACCGGGGACGCCCGGGGCGGGTTTGCGAACGGTTACGTTCGCCGCGTCCTGGAGACGCACCGCCTCCTCATGCGCGGCAAGGCGAAGCACCGGCGGAAGTAG
- a CDS encoding transporter, with translation MLALKLFRSHAEGFSDLLNWAALVADGVVLGKDGSLLAGFFYRGQDLESATAGERNYVAERVNAAMTRLGSGFATWHDVTRLAAAEYPRRDASHFPDPVTRLIEEEQRRRFLAAGQQFACEHALLVQYTPPSRQGRKILDLVYSGEGEGPSAADRVLELFERRLGEVEDLLSAVLALRRMGSFTVTDRHGRRHRQDELVNYLQGCLAGEPRPLNLPPGGMYLDAVMGGLDLTTGDHPKLGTKHIACVAIEGFPAESYPGILDVLDELAIPFRFSSRFIHLDQREAVRELESYGRRWKQKTRGFFAQVFRTDGVLDEDAVLMGAETERATAQANSGLVGFGYYTPVIVLMHEELGALLERARVVSREIQREGFATRIEKLNTLEAYLGSLPGHGVPNIRRPLLHTGNLSHLLPLASVWAGRESCPSPLFPRESPPLLHARSTGATPFRFHLHVGDVGHTLIFGPTGSGKSVLLATIAAQFRRYAGATIWAFDKGRSLLPLASACGGRHYDIAGDGSSVAFCPLGELTADSDAAWAEEWIASAYELRAQRRPTPQQAQEVHRAVRLMRESPHRSLTDFVTTVQDEDLRAALAHYTVDGALGHLLDSREDGLVDGSFQVCEVEELMGMGEAAVLPVLLYLFRRFERLLHRNAGAPSLLIVDEAWLVLGHPVFRAKLVEWLKVLRKANCAVVLATQSLSDATRSGLVDVLQEACPTKIFLPNEEANRAGGEGYAGPGDLYRSFGLNETQIEIVRTASKKRQYYVVSPEGRRIIELGLGPVALAFVAASDKERLARIARLRSEHGDAWPFKWLEENGVAYEHLQVE, from the coding sequence GTGCTCGCGCTCAAGCTGTTCCGGAGCCATGCCGAGGGATTCTCGGACCTCCTCAACTGGGCGGCGCTCGTCGCGGACGGCGTCGTTCTTGGCAAGGACGGCTCGCTCCTCGCCGGCTTCTTCTACCGGGGGCAGGACCTCGAGAGCGCCACCGCGGGCGAACGGAACTACGTCGCGGAGCGCGTCAACGCCGCGATGACGCGACTCGGGAGCGGGTTCGCGACCTGGCACGACGTGACCCGTCTCGCCGCGGCCGAGTACCCACGGCGGGACGCCTCGCACTTTCCTGACCCGGTGACGCGACTCATCGAGGAGGAGCAGCGGCGTCGGTTCCTGGCAGCTGGACAGCAATTCGCCTGCGAGCACGCGCTCCTCGTCCAGTACACGCCGCCGTCTCGCCAGGGTCGCAAGATCCTCGACCTCGTCTATAGCGGCGAAGGGGAGGGTCCGAGTGCGGCGGACCGAGTCCTCGAGCTCTTCGAGCGCCGACTCGGTGAGGTGGAGGACCTCCTCTCGGCGGTGCTCGCGCTCCGCCGCATGGGCTCGTTCACGGTGACGGACCGGCACGGGCGGCGGCATCGGCAAGACGAGCTCGTGAACTATCTCCAGGGGTGCCTCGCCGGCGAGCCGCGTCCCCTGAATCTCCCGCCTGGCGGGATGTACCTCGACGCCGTGATGGGCGGGCTCGACCTCACCACGGGCGATCACCCGAAGCTCGGCACGAAACACATCGCGTGCGTGGCGATCGAAGGTTTCCCGGCGGAGTCCTACCCAGGGATCCTCGACGTCCTGGACGAGCTCGCGATCCCGTTCCGGTTCTCGTCGCGGTTCATCCATCTCGATCAGCGGGAGGCCGTCCGCGAACTCGAGTCCTACGGGCGGAGGTGGAAGCAGAAGACTCGCGGCTTCTTCGCGCAAGTCTTCCGCACCGACGGGGTTCTCGACGAGGACGCCGTGCTGATGGGTGCGGAGACCGAGCGGGCGACCGCCCAGGCGAACTCGGGACTCGTCGGATTCGGCTACTACACGCCGGTCATCGTCCTCATGCACGAGGAGCTGGGGGCGCTGCTCGAACGCGCGCGCGTCGTGTCCCGCGAGATTCAGAGGGAAGGCTTCGCGACCCGGATCGAGAAGCTCAACACGCTCGAGGCCTACCTCGGGTCGCTGCCGGGTCACGGGGTCCCGAACATCCGCCGGCCGCTCCTGCACACCGGGAACCTCTCTCATCTCTTGCCCCTCGCGAGCGTGTGGGCGGGCCGGGAGAGCTGTCCCTCGCCGCTTTTCCCGCGCGAATCACCCCCGCTCCTCCACGCCCGGAGCACCGGCGCCACTCCCTTCCGCTTCCACCTCCACGTCGGTGACGTCGGGCACACGCTCATCTTCGGGCCGACGGGCTCGGGAAAATCAGTCCTTCTCGCCACCATCGCGGCGCAGTTCCGCCGGTACGCGGGGGCGACTATCTGGGCCTTCGACAAGGGCCGCAGCCTCCTCCCGCTCGCTTCCGCCTGTGGCGGCCGGCACTACGACATCGCCGGGGATGGCAGCTCCGTCGCCTTCTGCCCGCTCGGCGAGCTCACGGCCGACTCGGATGCGGCCTGGGCCGAGGAGTGGATCGCGTCCGCGTACGAGCTCCGGGCGCAGAGGCGCCCGACACCGCAGCAGGCGCAGGAGGTCCACCGCGCTGTCCGGCTCATGCGTGAAAGCCCGCACCGGTCGCTCACGGACTTCGTGACCACGGTCCAGGACGAGGACCTCCGGGCTGCGCTCGCGCACTACACGGTGGATGGCGCGCTGGGGCACCTCCTCGACAGCCGCGAGGACGGCCTCGTGGACGGCTCGTTCCAGGTCTGCGAGGTGGAAGAGCTCATGGGCATGGGGGAAGCCGCGGTGCTTCCCGTGCTGCTCTACCTCTTCCGCCGCTTCGAGCGGCTCCTCCACAGGAACGCCGGTGCCCCGTCGCTCCTCATCGTCGACGAGGCCTGGCTCGTCCTCGGGCACCCGGTCTTCCGCGCCAAGCTCGTCGAGTGGCTGAAGGTGCTCCGGAAGGCGAACTGCGCGGTCGTCCTCGCCACGCAGAGCCTCTCCGACGCGACGAGGAGCGGCCTCGTCGACGTCCTGCAGGAGGCCTGTCCCACGAAGATCTTCCTGCCGAACGAGGAGGCGAACCGAGCGGGAGGGGAGGGCTACGCTGGCCCGGGCGACCTCTACCGGAGCTTCGGGCTCAACGAGACACAGATCGAGATCGTCCGGACCGCCTCCAAGAAGCGCCAGTACTACGTCGTCTCGCCGGAAGGGCGGCGGATCATCGAACTCGGGCTCGGGCCCGTCGCGCTCGCCTTCGTGGCGGCGAGCGACAAGGAGAGGCTCGCCCGGATCGCGCGGCTCCGCTCGGAACACGGAGACGCCTGGCCGTTCAAGTGGCTCGAGGAGAACGGGGTGGCCTATGAGCACCTTCAGGTGGAGTAG
- the trbJ gene encoding P-type conjugative transfer protein TrbJ, with product MAAVAAPVCAAASIVTGDATEATQLLNLAQLLAQAQTLGEQLRAVTETLDIARRNVAKLRSGWSGTGQELARLQALVSQGEHLAYTARDLDSAFAEKYPGYAQYVTQRLGSGAMAAKYDQWSRETRDSARAALRVAGAHSEELATEAGTIRSLERAGSTVEGQLQAIQVGQQIALEQVRQTQKLRQLIMMQMQLEADFRAAEQDRADLQRGAMRDFTNASPPPPDDGERF from the coding sequence GTGGCGGCCGTCGCAGCACCTGTGTGCGCCGCCGCGAGCATCGTCACCGGTGACGCTACCGAAGCGACCCAACTGCTCAACCTCGCGCAGCTCCTCGCGCAGGCGCAGACGCTCGGGGAACAGCTCCGAGCCGTCACGGAGACGCTCGACATCGCGCGTCGAAACGTCGCGAAGCTGAGATCGGGCTGGTCCGGCACGGGTCAGGAGCTCGCCCGCCTCCAGGCTCTCGTGAGTCAGGGCGAGCACCTCGCCTACACGGCGCGGGATCTCGACTCCGCCTTCGCGGAAAAGTACCCGGGGTACGCCCAGTACGTCACGCAGCGGCTCGGGTCGGGTGCCATGGCGGCGAAGTACGACCAGTGGTCGCGCGAGACGAGAGACAGCGCCAGAGCGGCGCTCAGGGTGGCGGGGGCCCACTCCGAGGAGCTCGCGACCGAGGCGGGCACGATACGGTCCCTCGAGAGGGCTGGCTCGACGGTCGAAGGACAGCTGCAGGCGATCCAGGTCGGTCAGCAGATCGCGCTGGAGCAGGTCCGCCAGACGCAGAAGCTCCGGCAGCTCATCATGATGCAGATGCAGCTCGAGGCGGACTTCCGGGCGGCGGAGCAGGACCGCGCCGATCTTCAGCGCGGGGCCATGCGCGACTTCACGAACGCCTCACCGCCACCGCCGGACGACGGCGAGCGCTTCTAG
- the trbG gene encoding P-type conjugative transfer protein TrbG, whose translation MNALTMGFLAFTLLAPLVASADPGPPAPAKRAVPALNAEGTEVDELAPSRLPLERTRLRGGDEKRSLAAPVARPKGVSARTKSPPRRSEEEPWLHGGTSLPRQLHPKERAALRVSTEWVDGAESPARGEAGAVVYTYGTSLPSVICTPLHVCDLTLEPSERVAEVHVGDPVRWKVTLGTGGPGGAITHVLVKPAEPDVETDLLVLTDRRTYVVRLVAHPREWMPRVAFSYPEEARQVFLFTQQKEEERRKATTLPGVGSMSALDFHYEMTGDEPGWRPLRVYTDGVKTYIEFPESMRSGEAPALVTVGKGDERGLVNYRQQGTKYVVDKVLQRALLVSGLGREEERVEILHDSVRVKER comes from the coding sequence ATGAACGCGCTCACCATGGGCTTCCTTGCCTTCACGCTCCTCGCTCCGCTCGTCGCAAGTGCCGATCCGGGACCGCCGGCGCCGGCCAAGCGCGCCGTCCCGGCGCTCAATGCGGAGGGAACGGAAGTCGACGAGCTCGCTCCATCGCGCCTACCGCTCGAGAGAACGCGCCTGCGTGGCGGCGACGAGAAGCGAAGCCTTGCCGCCCCCGTGGCACGACCGAAGGGCGTTTCAGCGCGGACGAAGAGCCCGCCCCGCCGATCCGAGGAGGAACCCTGGCTGCACGGGGGGACGAGCCTTCCCAGACAGCTCCATCCCAAGGAGCGCGCGGCGCTCCGGGTGTCGACAGAATGGGTGGACGGGGCGGAGTCGCCGGCGCGAGGAGAGGCGGGCGCGGTCGTCTACACGTACGGGACCTCGCTACCGAGCGTCATCTGTACGCCCCTCCACGTCTGTGACCTGACGCTCGAGCCGAGTGAGCGCGTCGCCGAGGTCCACGTCGGCGATCCCGTGCGCTGGAAGGTCACCCTCGGCACAGGCGGACCCGGCGGCGCGATCACTCACGTGCTCGTCAAGCCCGCCGAGCCGGACGTCGAGACGGATCTGCTCGTCCTCACGGACCGCCGGACGTACGTCGTACGGCTCGTGGCCCACCCACGCGAGTGGATGCCCCGGGTCGCGTTCTCCTACCCGGAGGAAGCGCGGCAGGTCTTTCTCTTCACGCAGCAGAAGGAAGAGGAGCGGCGGAAAGCGACGACGCTCCCGGGCGTCGGCAGCATGAGCGCGCTCGACTTCCACTATGAGATGACCGGCGACGAGCCCGGCTGGCGGCCGCTGCGCGTCTACACGGACGGGGTGAAGACGTACATCGAGTTCCCCGAATCGATGCGAAGCGGCGAGGCGCCGGCGCTCGTCACGGTGGGGAAGGGTGACGAGAGGGGCCTCGTGAACTACCGCCAGCAAGGAACCAAGTACGTCGTGGACAAGGTCCTCCAGCGCGCGCTGCTCGTATCCGGGCTGGGCCGTGAGGAGGAGCGCGTCGAAATCCTCCACGACTCCGTGCGCGTGAAGGAGAGGTGA
- the trbD gene encoding conjugal transfer protein TrbD has translation MSEVLLRTPICRALHRPALLLGAERELMLLTLLALGGLAVSAANLVATAVCSILWLGVSHFLREMAKADPRLSRIYLRHLRHAHYYPARSRPFCRA, from the coding sequence GTGAGCGAGGTCCTGCTTAGAACCCCCATCTGCCGCGCGCTGCACCGGCCGGCACTCCTCCTCGGCGCCGAGCGGGAGCTGATGCTCCTCACGCTGCTCGCGCTCGGCGGTCTGGCCGTGTCCGCGGCGAATCTCGTCGCCACGGCCGTGTGCTCGATCCTGTGGCTCGGGGTGAGCCACTTCCTGCGGGAGATGGCGAAGGCAGATCCCCGCCTGTCGCGGATCTACCTCCGCCACCTGCGCCACGCTCACTACTACCCGGCGCGTTCGCGGCCGTTCTGCCGCGCCTGA
- a CDS encoding TrbC/VirB2 family protein, with translation MRKMFFGAAALAAVVVLFTPGLAWAAQAGAGLAWEGPLQTLTRSIQGPVAFAISLLGVVVCGAMLVFGGEINEFVRRAIMLVLVVAMIAFAANILTGLFNYGALVPVAGGLP, from the coding sequence ATGCGGAAGATGTTCTTCGGCGCGGCCGCGCTCGCGGCCGTGGTGGTCCTCTTCACGCCTGGACTGGCGTGGGCGGCACAGGCGGGGGCGGGCCTCGCCTGGGAAGGGCCGCTGCAGACCCTGACGAGGTCGATCCAGGGGCCGGTCGCGTTCGCGATCTCGCTGCTCGGAGTCGTCGTGTGCGGGGCGATGCTCGTCTTCGGTGGGGAGATCAACGAGTTCGTGCGGAGGGCGATCATGCTCGTCCTCGTGGTGGCGATGATCGCGTTCGCCGCGAACATCCTCACCGGCCTCTTCAACTACGGAGCTCTCGTCCCTGTGGCGGGAGGCCTCCCGTGA
- a CDS encoding phospholipase D family protein, which translates to MKVILGKLNNELLANLAFQAAAFCTEVEAAVAYAHGSDHPLLRVCEEKGPRLVFYGLLDDSGAVGISFLKTLLAWGPSRAQVRLVKGNYHPKVIWWHGFGAYVGSANLTDKAWFNNIEAGVFFEDAELAANGVGSELEGLFEHLAVRSTPVTDELIAKLEKLHESSRAVDEVVAKRKAKFTELFKHIPDNSGLIAKPPKGAKENRALKRFMGEWMTTLQLMRGLAKEFAALGLRPKWVDVDAHPVIHFDQFLHAYYYDYIRGGVGDEDDDLSGIEKVEASFKKHRANPAAALKEAAAWWAALPTNSYGEEDFIRHIAPDMQRRLSQSAVQKMDLQSFTEALRHVNAFRMHARQVKNVEFGLPVEHHETLDQRVDRLCAWQWNQRSPKRKTVRDVLEFVLWATSPSDMEERLWLGVSSEQYRIPHFGQSTLGEAVGWARPDDYPPRNNRTNKALRSLGHDVKLFSKT; encoded by the coding sequence ATGAAAGTCATTCTCGGGAAGCTGAACAATGAGCTGCTCGCGAATCTTGCTTTTCAGGCGGCTGCGTTCTGCACCGAGGTTGAAGCTGCGGTCGCTTACGCGCACGGCTCTGATCATCCCCTTCTTCGGGTATGCGAGGAGAAGGGGCCCCGGCTCGTGTTCTACGGCCTCTTGGACGACAGCGGCGCCGTCGGCATCTCGTTCCTAAAGACCCTGCTGGCGTGGGGGCCGTCGCGTGCTCAAGTGCGCTTGGTTAAGGGGAACTACCACCCGAAGGTAATATGGTGGCATGGGTTCGGGGCGTACGTAGGGTCCGCTAACCTGACAGATAAGGCATGGTTCAACAACATCGAGGCGGGCGTGTTCTTTGAGGACGCGGAGCTTGCTGCCAACGGCGTGGGGTCCGAACTTGAAGGGTTGTTCGAGCACCTTGCTGTACGATCCACTCCGGTAACCGATGAACTTATAGCGAAGCTCGAAAAGCTACATGAATCGAGTCGAGCGGTCGATGAAGTGGTGGCCAAGCGCAAAGCCAAGTTCACGGAGCTGTTCAAACACATACCCGATAATTCCGGGTTGATCGCGAAACCGCCGAAAGGAGCCAAGGAGAATAGGGCACTCAAACGCTTTATGGGCGAATGGATGACGACGCTGCAGCTGATGAGAGGACTCGCGAAGGAATTCGCAGCGCTCGGGCTCAGGCCGAAATGGGTGGACGTAGACGCGCATCCAGTGATTCACTTCGACCAGTTCCTTCACGCGTACTACTACGACTACATTAGGGGAGGCGTTGGGGATGAAGACGACGATCTATCGGGAATCGAGAAGGTCGAGGCTTCGTTCAAGAAGCACCGGGCAAATCCTGCTGCTGCCTTGAAGGAGGCGGCGGCGTGGTGGGCAGCGCTGCCGACGAATAGCTACGGTGAAGAAGACTTCATACGGCATATCGCGCCGGACATGCAGAGACGCCTCAGCCAGAGTGCCGTGCAGAAGATGGATCTGCAGTCCTTCACTGAAGCCCTTCGGCACGTCAACGCATTCAGAATGCACGCGCGCCAGGTGAAGAACGTCGAATTCGGGCTCCCCGTCGAGCATCATGAGACCCTCGACCAACGCGTAGACCGTCTATGCGCCTGGCAATGGAATCAGCGGTCGCCGAAGCGTAAGACGGTGCGCGATGTGTTGGAGTTCGTCCTCTGGGCTACAAGCCCAAGCGACATGGAGGAGCGGTTGTGGCTGGGCGTATCGAGCGAGCAGTACCGTATTCCCCACTTCGGTCAGAGTACGTTGGGGGAAGCCGTTGGATGGGCGCGTCCAGACGACTACCCACCGAGGAACAACCGCACCAACAAGGCCCTGCGCTCGCTAGGGCACGACGTGAAACTGTTTTCGAAAACATAG
- a CDS encoding VirB8/TrbF family protein produces the protein MSKFGRECSDECALGSNSERNVYLDARREWNERYGSHVAWARALFVLALAAVFVAGGAVVALYAVARQNRVVPYVVEVDKLGAPLAVKRADEAAPADRRVIRAHLARLVECVRTVLQDPYAERALIEEAYGAINRNSAARGTLNDYFRERSPFRRLETELVSVVVRSVLPLTGETWRVEWDETVRSRDGRVLAAETWQGTFTVVVSPPTDEATVLKNPLGIYVSSFAWAKRL, from the coding sequence ATGTCGAAATTCGGTCGGGAATGCTCCGACGAGTGTGCGCTCGGGTCGAACTCGGAGCGGAACGTCTATCTCGACGCGCGCCGGGAGTGGAACGAACGCTACGGTAGCCATGTGGCGTGGGCGAGGGCGCTCTTCGTGCTCGCGCTCGCGGCCGTGTTCGTGGCGGGCGGCGCCGTCGTCGCGCTGTACGCCGTCGCGCGCCAGAACCGGGTCGTCCCGTACGTCGTCGAGGTGGACAAGCTCGGCGCGCCTCTCGCGGTGAAGAGAGCTGACGAGGCGGCTCCGGCAGATCGCCGCGTGATCCGGGCCCACCTTGCCCGGCTGGTGGAGTGCGTCCGCACGGTCCTGCAGGACCCGTATGCCGAGCGGGCTCTCATCGAGGAGGCGTACGGCGCCATCAACCGCAACAGCGCCGCGCGCGGCACGCTGAACGACTACTTCCGCGAGCGGTCGCCCTTCCGGAGGCTCGAGACGGAGCTCGTCTCGGTGGTGGTGCGCTCGGTGCTGCCGCTCACCGGCGAGACCTGGCGTGTGGAGTGGGACGAGACCGTGCGCTCCCGCGACGGCCGCGTCCTCGCCGCGGAGACGTGGCAGGGGACCTTCACCGTCGTCGTGAGCCCGCCGACCGACGAGGCGACCGTGCTCAAGAACCCCCTCGGCATCTACGTGTCGAGCTTCGCCTGGGCGAAGCGCCTGTGA
- the trbL gene encoding P-type conjugative transfer protein TrbL, which yields MAALLVLMLPGDALAQTAPLNNHLDAIVRVYRDHARGWTRVLTTYAVRLFWLLAGVEFTFAAFGLAFKGADLGEWASTIVNQILFIGFFYTLLTHSAEWSGAIVESFRTAANGATAAAGGTAGVSPSNVFETGVSLAARLMSKASFLHPGDSLGFLISALVVVICFALIAASLVVALVEMYVVTSAGVLFMGFGGSRFTKEIALRMLVYAVSVGAKLFVISLVVGLGESMIMGFLTQFGTSDVDLFLMVGAAIVFLALVHAIPQLVQSLVAGTSLAGGAGVMLSAGAGVAAGAGAVIAGGASMGLAARGAYQLAKEQLASATTAGSAPPAGMGRVGRMAGLMAGNLGRAALADVGNRLGGRPGAHHGNAFGRMGLAMSDEAKLLENRNKKPAPAGGSSAPQPGTKPPNA from the coding sequence ATGGCCGCTCTCCTCGTGCTGATGCTGCCGGGAGACGCGCTCGCGCAAACCGCGCCGCTCAACAACCACCTCGATGCGATCGTGCGGGTGTACCGCGATCACGCTCGCGGGTGGACGAGGGTGCTCACCACGTACGCCGTCCGGCTCTTCTGGCTGCTCGCCGGCGTCGAGTTCACGTTCGCGGCGTTCGGGCTCGCCTTCAAGGGAGCGGACCTCGGCGAATGGGCGTCGACGATCGTGAATCAAATCCTCTTCATCGGGTTCTTCTACACCCTCCTCACGCATAGTGCGGAGTGGTCGGGAGCCATCGTCGAGAGCTTCCGGACCGCGGCGAACGGCGCGACAGCCGCCGCGGGGGGCACCGCAGGGGTGAGCCCGTCCAACGTGTTCGAGACCGGCGTCTCGCTCGCGGCGCGGCTCATGTCGAAGGCCTCCTTCCTCCACCCAGGCGACTCCCTCGGCTTTCTCATCTCCGCGCTCGTCGTCGTGATCTGCTTCGCGCTCATCGCCGCCTCGCTCGTGGTGGCGCTCGTCGAGATGTACGTCGTCACCTCGGCCGGGGTCCTCTTCATGGGCTTCGGAGGCTCGCGGTTCACGAAGGAGATCGCGCTGCGGATGCTCGTCTACGCGGTGAGCGTCGGGGCGAAGCTCTTCGTCATCTCGCTGGTGGTCGGGCTGGGCGAGTCGATGATCATGGGGTTCCTCACCCAGTTCGGCACCTCGGACGTGGACCTCTTCCTTATGGTCGGGGCCGCGATCGTCTTCCTCGCGCTCGTGCACGCGATCCCGCAGCTCGTGCAGTCGCTCGTCGCCGGAACATCGCTCGCAGGCGGGGCCGGGGTGATGTTGTCGGCGGGCGCCGGAGTCGCCGCCGGCGCGGGGGCGGTGATTGCGGGGGGAGCGTCCATGGGGCTCGCGGCGCGTGGGGCGTACCAGCTCGCGAAGGAGCAGCTCGCGTCGGCGACGACGGCAGGTTCCGCGCCGCCAGCGGGGATGGGACGCGTGGGGAGAATGGCCGGGCTCATGGCGGGGAACCTCGGGCGTGCGGCGCTGGCGGACGTGGGGAACCGCCTCGGCGGACGCCCCGGGGCGCACCACGGGAACGCCTTCGGGCGCATGGGCCTCGCCATGAGCGACGAGGCGAAGCTGCTCGAGAACCGGAACAAGAAGCCAGCACCCGCCGGCGGGAGCTCAGCCCCACAGCCCGGCACGAAGCCGCCGAACGCGTAG
- a CDS encoding VRR-NUC domain-containing protein — MTHVFEEKLLSYEADQLMAWKTGDKSLMPAFIEKRAIVTNQPAYHFGEAFVLDHYHRTEGWLGFPDYMLMPEVEPNIARHYRGRMTLEQLAPAPMLRELRDARRALPDGRKGYGEPDLFLFKPSGELMFLEVKKEGDTVKDNQLVCLAQIRQHLCCPADVVFLQERRRPRRFTMRYQVDLSGTTAEIRRERVIAHVEGG; from the coding sequence GTGACTCACGTATTCGAGGAGAAGCTGCTCTCGTACGAGGCTGACCAGCTGATGGCATGGAAGACGGGTGACAAGTCGCTGATGCCCGCGTTCATCGAGAAGCGAGCGATCGTCACGAACCAGCCCGCCTACCATTTCGGCGAGGCCTTCGTCCTGGATCACTATCACCGTACAGAGGGGTGGCTCGGATTTCCTGACTACATGCTCATGCCTGAAGTCGAACCGAACATCGCGCGACACTACCGCGGGCGGATGACGCTCGAGCAGCTTGCACCAGCGCCGATGCTCCGAGAGCTACGTGACGCGAGACGTGCGCTGCCGGACGGTCGCAAGGGGTACGGCGAGCCCGATCTGTTCCTGTTCAAGCCTTCCGGCGAGCTCATGTTCCTTGAAGTGAAGAAGGAGGGGGACACGGTGAAGGACAATCAGCTCGTGTGCCTAGCCCAGATCCGACAGCACCTCTGCTGCCCGGCAGACGTGGTGTTCCTGCAGGAACGGCGAAGACCTCGGCGCTTCACGATGCGCTACCAGGTGGACCTGAGCGGCACGACTGCCGAGATCAGGCGGGAGCGCGTCATCGCGCACGTGGAGGGTGGGTGA